The Anastrepha ludens isolate Willacy chromosome 2, idAnaLude1.1, whole genome shotgun sequence genome contains a region encoding:
- the LOC128867433 gene encoding uncharacterized protein LOC128867433: MYSNRYFASVSDDSLNRSRRESLICMRSSSPPVRRLSASSLQEELCARGHQLHIDPRYRDTRPIARSVSSLYLSNEANLNNIQNNNNYYHNSPVRQRTNSTLNTSTPPPSIYIEEYMDPDPDPTNSTQKRASNDSFTNLSYTEAHQPLNEDGIASVAESDDIPFIDDGSPTEDVKTYVPTHQEPAQSQLVQRIERVAKPSSGIISSARRNAPGYRKTVSFDLEETKARRRDSISLDRGLGINRKFHTHDAISEYARAGLDSNKSSAESLDKSERERIPLIQKIRRELNSNRSTSGSAATSNTSGSGTNSNRSSNESIEKMPLITKPLRDLYINTTMPMTTTTITRPKRELNAIRATSGGGLSGNQQQRTNPSKRSAPTQNPSNLVNITSTSVSKSVFTTRTSVTPSNVRAGGNLPAAATTNTVVTIKVPSVYEIESSSETVHNYCPERSLSHANIHFPRCSDNDDVDSTPSLTCHSHTTKLTLSQGHKDTQKEDVSQVHHFVTPFGEGKVREMAEFFERHKTFDASGRRKESVPGMSNTFSKSTSYLYPTSDGALPRKKKNLTEQEQLEILQQLKEWSLHGKNETKQRIDKSTEINTQHYAKSIAPSNVAAAHALLTPESELSVSTTITCDCPCCANCKQTIVTNISDIDETIPENAKSSIGPSTPSFKCYDSCPEVEKSRLKRQRSVMSTAKGNTVRTVKRNQKQQRSSDGSTKLSLTLAMKGGDNTTTASTSSAATRHPRCPHLTAPNNDSPEHYSDGGANES; the protein is encoded by the exons ATGTACAGCAATCGTTACTTTGCTTCGGTTTCTGATGATAGCCTAAATCGTAGCCGACGTGAGTCCTTAATTTGTATGCGTTCATCATCTCCGCCTGTGCGCCGTTTGAGTGCGTCCTCGTTGCAGGAAGAGCTTTGTGCCAGGGGGCATCAGCTGCACATCGATCCGCGTTATCGTGACACACGTCCCATAGCACGTTCAGTTAGCAGTCTTTATCTATCTAACGAAGCTAATCTCAATAACATCCAGAACAACAATAACTACTATCACAATAGTCCGGTGCGTCAGCGCACTAACAGTACCTTAAATACCAGCACACCACCTCCTTCGATATACATTGAAGAGTATATGGACCCTGACCCTGATCCAACGAACTCGACACAGAAACGCGCGTCTAACGACTCATTCACAAACTTGTCTTATACTGAGGCACATCAACCCCTCAATGAAGATGGCATAGCTTCGGTTGCCGAATCGGATGATATCCCATTTATAGATGATGGTTCACCGACAGAAGATGTAAAAACCTATGTTCCGACGCATCAAGAACCTGCTCAATCCCAACTTGTGCAGCGCATAGAGCGTGTAGCGAAGCCCTCATCTGGTATTATAAGTAGTGCACGCCGTAATGCGCCTGGGTATCGCAAAACCGTAAGTTTTGATTTGGAAGAAACGAAAGCACGCAGACGTGACAGCATTTCGTTAGACCGTGGATTGGGAATCAACCGAAAATTCCACACACATGACGCCATAAGTGAATATGCTCGAGCTGGTCTCGACAGCAATAAATCGTCCGCCGAGTCTTTGGATAAAAGTGAGCGGGAACGCATTCCGTTGATACAAAAGATAAGGCGGGAATTGAATTCCAACCGTTCGACTTCTGGAAGCGCCGCAACCAGCAACACCTCTGGCAGTGGCACGAATAGTAATCGTTCATCAAATGAGTCCATTGAGAAAATGCCATTAATAACGAAACCACTGCgcgatttatatataaatactacAATGCCAATGACAACAACGACTATAACACGGCCAAAGCGTGAACTAAACGCAATTCGTGCCACCTCTGGCGGCGGTCTCAGCGGTAACCAACAGCAGCGTACGAATCCAAGCAAAAGGTCTGCCCCTACACAAAACCCCAGCAATCTTGTAAATATCACGAGCACTTCTGTTTCAAAGTCTGTTTTCACCACCCGCACTTCTGTCACTCCCTCCAATGTAAGAGCAGGAGGAAATCtaccagcagcagcaacaaccaaCACAGTTGTTACCATTAAAGTTCCTAGTGTATATGAAATCGAAAGTTCCTCTGAAACTGTCCATAACTACTGTCCAGAGCGTTCACTTAGCCATGCAAATATACATTTTCCACGCTGCTCAGATAATGACGATGTAGATTCAACCCCATCCTTAACCTGCCATTCCCACACAACTAAACTTACGCTCTCACAAGGTCACAAGGATACACAGAAAGAAGATGTTAGTCAGGTGCACCATTTCGTTACACCTTTCGGGGAGGGCAAAGTACGTGAAATGGCTGAATTTTTTGAGCGACATAAAACTTTTGATGCAAGTGGACGGCGCAAAGAATCCGTGCCCGGGATGTCAAACACTTTTTCGAAATCGACGTCATATTTATACCCCACAAGCGATGGGGCATTGCCACGCAAAAAAAAGAATCTCACAGAGCAGGAGCAGTTGGAGATTTTGCAGCAGCTAAAAGAATGGAGCTTACATGGCA AAAACGAAACCAAACAACGAATTGATAAATCAACTGAAATTAATACTCAACACTACGCCAAATCGATTGCCCCGTCAAATGTAGCTGCCGCACACGCTTTACTAACACCTGAATCAGAACTATCTGTCAGCACCACCATTACCTGTGATTGTCCTTGTTGTGCCAATTGTAAGCAAACAATTGTTACTAATATCTCAGACATCGACGAAACCATCCCAGAAAATGCCAAATCATCAATAGGCCCTTCGACCCCTTCATTCAAATGCTATGACAGTTGCCCTGAAGTGGAGAAGAGTCGGTTAAAACGGCAACGTAGCGTAATGTCCACCGCAAAGGGAAACACTGTGCGCACAGTTAAACgtaaccaaaaacaacaacgcagTTCTGATGGATCCACAAAGCTTTCTCTAACGCTGGCCATGAAAGGTGGTGACAATACCACTACTGCTTCAACGAGCTCTGCTGCTACACGACATCCACGGTGTCCGCACTTAACTGCGCCAAATAACGACTCACCAGAACATTACAGTGATGGTGGCGCAAATGAAAGCTGA